GACAAATGGCGTGCTGGTAACTGTGCAGGATGCTGGCGGTTCGCAGTTTGCCTGCCTGTGGCTGATGCCAAAGCTCGCCGCGCACAATACGCTCATATAGGCGCTGGATACGCTCGTTGTACAATGATTCGCCGTTGATGACGATCTTGATGCCGTTCTGGTCGGGTGGGTTATGGCTGCCGGTAATCATCACGCCATGTGGGGCAAACCCGGATTGCACGGCGAAATACAATACTGGCGTCGGTATCAGCCCGAGATCAATGACATGGCAGCCAGTTTCCAGCAGACCTTCAATCGCCGCCTGTGTCAGTGAAGGGCTGGAAAGCCGCCCGTCACGCCCCAGCAGCACGCTTTGTTCCCCCATGTCGCGCAGCTGCGAACCGATGGCTTGCCCGATCAGGCGCACGCTGCGTTCGGTGAGGTTATCCGCATACACGCCGCGCACGTCATAGGCGCGGAACAGCGAGTGGGCGACAACGGGGTGCAGAATCGTCATGGTCTGGCTCAGTGGCGTCCGGAGTGCCCGAAACCGCCATCGCCACGGTGCGACTGGTCGAAATCATCCACCTGTTGCAAGGCAACCTGCACGACCGGCACGAATACCAGTTGGGCAATGCGTTCACCCGGCTCGACAGTGAACCTGTCTTTGCTACGGTTCCAACAGGAAATGAACAGTTGCCCCTGATAGTCGGAATCAATCAAACCAACCAGATTGCCCAGTACAATACCGTGCTTATGGCCCAGTCCGGAACGCGGCAGGATCACGGCGGCCAAGCCCGGGTCGCCGATATGGATGGCAATACCGGTTGGTATCAGGACAGTATCGCCCGGATGCAGGGTGATTGCTTTGTCCAGGCAGGCGCGCAAGTCCATCCCCGCAGAACCACTGGTCGCGTATTCCGGCAAGGGAAATTCAGTGCCGATACGGGCATCCAGGATTTTGTATTCAATCGTTGCCATTAGCCTGTTGTGTTCCGTTGGTTATATTGTGCCGCCACCAGTTTCATCAGGGCTTCCGCCAGTTGATGTTTATCCATTTCCGGCAATGAATAATGGCCATCTTGCCATACCACTTCCAGCGCATTGGTGGGTTGGTCGAAAGCTTTGCCGTCGGCGACGGAATTGGCGGCGATCATGTCGATTCCCTTGCGTT
The sequence above is drawn from the Thiothrix nivea DSM 5205 genome and encodes:
- the dut gene encoding dUTP diphosphatase, whose amino-acid sequence is MATIEYKILDARIGTEFPLPEYATSGSAGMDLRACLDKAITLHPGDTVLIPTGIAIHIGDPGLAAVILPRSGLGHKHGIVLGNLVGLIDSDYQGQLFISCWNRSKDRFTVEPGERIAQLVFVPVVQVALQQVDDFDQSHRGDGGFGHSGRH